From the genome of Salvia splendens isolate huo1 chromosome 7, SspV2, whole genome shotgun sequence:
CTCGTCCTCCTCGACAAGACCCAtctttcttaaaaaattaaaattggagaGAGATGAATGTGAATTGGGGAATGAGGTACATATAGTGTGTAGAtgagatgattttttttttaaagtttgatATCGGCTCCTCATCGGCCCAACGACCTCGCAATGGAAGCCGATAGGCAAGCCGATGAGGGCTGATGAGCCTATCGGCTGGGGCGATGCAGCGTGCTTCGGGTGGAGGCGAAAGGGAATGGCCATTAGCTCCCTCTCCACAATGGGAGCCGATGGGGGCGCCGATCGCGCGGCCCTTGCTATCGgtccccattgctaatgctctaatgtTAATGGATTGTAGGGGCccattttctaaaatggaaagcttctattttttatacaaaccaaaaagggaaagaattttttatttttagaaaattgtAAAAAGTAAGAAATTTGTTTTACCACGGGCCCACAGATCATCTAGCGacagaattttttattttggttaaaattagtactactaatttttttgtttagatGGTCATTAATCGATCACTAAATGCCGTACGTTGAAACTTCAAATTTATCTGACACTGAAAAATAGTCCAGTTTTTATATTTCACTCTATGTATCACTCTTATTTTTCATACAGTatctttttctttaattttaagTTTCTATGTTCTATTTGAATCATGAACTTATTATTAAGACTTTAATGTAACTAATTAaggtatataattttttaatttaatgtcACTTACGTTAGAAAATAATTAGTGGTAGTGATGGTTGAGATACAAAATGAATATTGATTCTCAATTTGCAGAATCAGTTTCTTACACTGAATAATTCAAATTAATAGTAGCAAAATTCAACATAACATCCTACATAAATCGCAATATAGTATTTACAATTAGGATCTTCATAATCGAAACAAACAAAAACTCATATTTCTCTACCACTTATATAGAATAGAAGCAAGTAACGGCATATTACGAAAACTTAATTACTCTTGCAAAACTTGCCTTTACTCCGAACCCTAAAAACATGCTCTTCACCAGTGAACTTATCCACCGTCACAACCCACCGGCCGCCCTTCTCCGTCCGGCGACGATGCTGCGTCGCCGCCCTCCTCACGAGCAGCCCTTCCCCTATTGGTAGCAAATGCGCATCATTATCAAACTCCAAGCCTCCGCACAAAGCATTGTACCCCAAAACCAACGCCTCGCTTCTCGCACTTTCTAGAATCCTCTGGCAGTTTCTGATCCTGCAATCCACTACCACGCAGTCCGCTTCTCTGTACTCACCCGCCAATAGTAACTCCGCACTCCCCACAACGAACTTCACATCCGCTCCGCTTTCTCCCAACGCTCGCCTCGACTGTTGCACCTCACTGGCGCCGCCGACAATGCACACCACCTGGCCCCCAGTTTGGTAGGCCGCAGCCACCAGGGCTAAGGTGGTGCAGTCGGCGGCGCCCGAGCATGCAACCACCATGAGGCGAGCACTGGTGCCGGCCACCAGGGCGGAGATGAACTCCGCCGTGTCTGGCTCCTTGTTTCTCTCTCCCTGCATTACCATTTTCATTACAAATTGAATTTTCAAATGAACAAGATTTTAATTGTAGGAATGTTTATGCTCACCATTTTTATTGCTCTGAGATAAGCGTTAGTAGCATTTTCAGCAGACCAGACAGCCATTTCCTTTAATTTGATAGTACTTATGGtagaataataaatatattggaGGGGTATACAAGTACAGACTACTACCACAGTGTTATATATAGTGTGGAGGAGGATAGAAAAAGACAAATGCATTATCCTGTCCCAATTAAAGTGGAAACTTGAAGAAAATTTTGGAGGTATCTATTTGTTAACATGTAGATTATCAATGAGAAGCCATGTATTCAACTTGCTGAAAACATTGTTAATTGTACCTCCGTATCAACGTCGACGGAATATcttcaaaaattaaaagaaaagcctggaaaattaattaagtaataGAGGCGACATTATTGTTTTCACCTATATTTCTTAATTTGGCGAACACGTAAATCAACGCGTATTCTTCGTAATCAcgatattaatttaaataatccgGATTCATGATTCCGTAGTTACGCACCTATAATTATcaattatagtactaatattttaagACGACCGTCTATCAATAAATTTAGCTCATCAAATGCCAAATTAAGTACGAACTTcttccgttccttgttaataaaagcatttcttttcggcacgaagattaagaataGTATTACGGACTCAATTTTCATATAGGTTGTGACCACAACAGGTGTGTGGTATATAGATTAAATGAgcactctatctctctctcctaACATGCTAGTCTTTtgtagggctggggaaaaatacccaaaaaatgatatatcgctcgtatcgtattgaaaaatatcgaaaaattatcgaattttcggtatatcgtAATTTTTGATACGATACAATATcatatcgtaagttttcgatataAATTTCCGTATAccgcgatatatcgttttataacgaatatacgatatatatcgatattttcggtataccgaactatattgaaaatcaatacatattgaattatcgatatataccatatatatcgaaatatattgaaatttcGATACGATATTGAAGTATTGATCTTTGATATATCGTTCTAAACGGTATActgaatttcggtacgatatatcgaaatatagATACGGtaatgatattgatattatccgtatcgaaagttcgatatatcgaaactttaaatacgataacgatatgaaatttttttatactgatattttcgatacgataaacGATACAacattttcgatacgatatatcgtatggACCCACCTCTAGTCTTTTGGGCTGAGTTCTCATGTTTGTCTGTATCAAATAGTGTATTAAGTAGATGTTGAATAAAGTAATtgagaataaattaagaaagacgaagagaaaataaagtaaaagagactattactttttgccaaaaatagaaacgACTCAATTATTTTAGaactttctaaaataaaaaaaaaatttacacaattaacatggaataaaaaaaattacacaattaacaTGGAATGGAGAGAGTGCGTTATTGGCTTTCTCTAAAACATTGatctatataaaaaaaacacctTGAGAAAATCCTAATCAATAATTATTTACACGTGTGCTTACATATAAAGTATTAATGTAAAGAATAGTTACTTGTTCCTCACATTTGTATTTGAGGCACACTCTATCGTCTTGTcttaattaaatcataattgtgattattaaaattaatgaattttaattatggcCGGGGTTGGTGAATCTTTATTGAAGAAGATGCATCGTACATTAAGACGTACAcaagttttttttcctttctacattagataaatttgtttttaattaaagACAAGGAAATTTTTGGTACATGCAAGTACAATTATCTCTCctaatctaaagtgcaagtttgatgaaaagtccttaatgtcctttttggagggaaaatagaaatatgaggtgtcttctattcaaaaacaattttttaaggcaaaaacaattggacaaataatagTCCAATAAAATGCCaacttcttgaagaagttttaaaacacatttaaatagtgcactaccatatatgattattggataatacaaattttctaacttgacttctcaaagaagttttaaatttatatgatttaaattattcatatatttaatgtggatatgtttaatattccatatatttttttcaaattaattttttataaattaagctattaaatttatatattaatttgcctcttatttggattaatgacttgcatagcactttcaataaacatctttactcacacatattttctttatttgtatatcttattctacttaattcatactcttagatcattagtcacacatcttatttttgtcattaattttattatttttacttcacttagattataaattaaaattgcataaatgatTCATTCACtggggagtagtaaattctttattttgagtgagacaagataagtacatttctgtttttttaaatctccatattgctttcaattcttattttctatatatttattatattttatattcattatttgaaactcttatgtcccgtgcatagctcgggtgttaatactagtttgAATAATTATCAAGTATAAATTGTATAATGTTGCTAAGAATCTATATATTAATATTGTATATAGATGCACACATTAtaatagggttgtgatcaatgtcgaaccaattttaaagaccgaactagagaccaaatctgggccattagatctagtttttttgatgagatgtgttgctgtgtaaatttttcggtcttcattacaagcccattttacttcattgtatagatttattacttcattccatacgtaataccttgaaactacaacatgtttttactttcttccagtaggttttgaaatgattcaacatatgtttcatttgaattcattgacctgagtttttactttatttacattaaaaaatgcaatttattcaagtgcgtttattacttcattcagaaacgttattacttcattggataaggtttttacttcattccagtaggacttcacatacttcattccaataatttattgcatcattccatgtgtttattacatcatatcagcgttgtggcggtggtgatagatattgtagagagaaagaacgac
Proteins encoded in this window:
- the LOC121810380 gene encoding uncharacterized protein LOC121810380 — translated: MAVWSAENATNAYLRAIKMGERNKEPDTAEFISALVAGTSARLMVVACSGAADCTTLALVAAAYQTGGQVVCIVGGASEVQQSRRALGESGADVKFVVGSAELLLAGEYREADCVVVDCRIRNCQRILESARSEALVLGYNALCGGLEFDNDAHLLPIGEGLLVRRAATQHRRRTEKGGRWVVTVDKFTGEEHVFRVRSKGKFCKSN